Genomic window (Candidatus Bathyarchaeia archaeon):
TCCTGTTCCATCTGGTAGAGATTTAAGTCTATGTTTAAGGGCTTCTCCAGCTCGGCATAAGGCTCCAAGTTGAACAATTGTGGAGCTATTGCGCCAAAACCGCTTAGAATATAAGGCGAATTCACACCTGTCAGAATCAGCGTCACCTTTATCTTGCCATCCAGCTCTGGATTTACTCTGGCTCCCCAAATGACCAGCGAATCATTGTCCATTATTTCCGTGACTATTTCTCCCACACGGTTTGCCTCCTCAATAGTCATGTTAGCGTCCCCTGAAACGTGAATCAGTGCACCCTTTGCCCCAACATAGTCCACGTCTAAAAGCGGGTTTCTCAATGCTTTTCTGACAGCATCCTCCGCTCTGTTGGGAGCATCTGACTCGCCTATGCCAATCACCGCCAAGCCGCCCCGCTTCACAATGGTCTTGAAATCTGCAAAATCAAGATTTATGAGGCTTGGCGCCGAAATGGTCTCCACAATCCCCTTGATCATGTTCGCCAAAACCTGATCAGCCAGCTTGAAAGCCTCGTTTATCGGAAGGTGAGGCGCAAGCTGAAGTAGCTTATTGTTGTCAATAACCACAACGGTGTCGCAATATCTACGCAGCTCGGTCAGAGCGAAAGCCGCATACTCCATACGCCCTTTCTCAATTCTAAAGGGTGTTGTGACAACTCCTACTGTCAGCGCTCCTTTTCTTTTTGCAATTTCAGCAATCACTGGTGCAGCACCCGTACCTGTTCCGCCGCCTAACCCAGCTGTTATGAAGACTATGTCTGCCCCCGTAAGCAACTCCTCAATCCGCTTTCTGGATTCCTCTATAGCGGCTCTTCCAAGCTTGGGGTCTCCGCCAACCCCCAAGCCCTTCGTCAACTTTTCACCTATCAAAATTTTCCTGTGAGCCTTCGAAAATCTCAGGTGGAGGGCATCCGTGTTTATGGCCACGCATTCCGCGCCAACTATGCCCATTTCCATAAGCCTTGTCACGGTGTTGTTTCCAGCCCCGCCCACGCCGAGCACGAGCATGCGGCAAAAGCTGGGTGGACGGATTTCCTCGGCAACGGTGTTTTGCCATGAATAACGAAAAGTTTGCTGACCAATGGTTGACTGCATTAGCCAACCCTCTTCCTGCGCCAAATCTCATTATTTATTAGGTCGCGTATAGCTACACGAATAGCCTCAGCTCTATTCGGGTAAAGCTTCTCATTAACTAACTGATCCAACGCCTCAATGTAGGGTTCAGGAAGATACAGTGTTATCAGCTTCATTTCAACTCCCCCTACCGGTGAGCGACAAAACTGTTCCAGATCGTTATACTTGTATATAATATGCTTTAAATATGTTTCAAATATGTTTGTTCTTTCTTTTTTAAAGTTTGCTGCCATCCCGTTTCAAGAAGCTGTAAATTCGGTTTCTGTCCACCTCTAGGTTTTTATTCCTTCTTGAGGCATCTACTGTATTGCCATGGATGGCTTGCGGGTGTTCCTTAAAAGCTTCGGGTGTTCGACGAATTTGGCTGATGGGGAGGTTATGGCCGGTTGCCTAGCTAGGGCTGGATATGTTCTTGTGGATAGTTTGGCAGGTGCTGACGTGGTTGTCTACAATACCTGTGCGGTTAAGGGTCCAACAGAAAACCGCATGATAGACCTCTTGAAACGAGTTCCAAAGAGCAAGAAACTAATCGTGGTTGGATGTTTACCCCTCATAAATTTTGAGCGATTACAACGTGAAGCCTCCTTTGACGGGGTAGCTGGACCCGCTCTGGGCGAGAGAATAGTTGACATTGTTGAGGCTGTTTTGAAGGGAGATAAGGTTGTTGCCTTGGAGGATGCGGAGAGGGCTAAGCCTGACATGCATCTTCCAAGGGTTCGCCTCAACCCGGTGATCGGCATAATTCCCATAAGCTATGGATGTCTAGGTTCATGTGCCTACTGCTGTGTTGTCTTTGCTAGAGGCCGCTTAAGGAGCTATTCTGTGAGCGAGATAGTTGAGAGGGTTAAGATGGACTTAGCTGAGGGGGTTCGAGAGTTTTGGCTCACCTCGCAGGATACGGCTTGTTATGGCCTTGATTTAGGCACAAGCCTTCCAGAGCTTGTGGAAGCCGTATGCAGGGTTGAGGGAAACTTTAAGGTTCGCATTGGGATGATGACGCCCAACATGACGCTAAAAATTTTAGATCGCCTTGTGAAGGCTTATGAAAACGACAAAGTCTTCAAGTTTCTCCATCTCCCCGTTCAAAGCGGCGATGACAAAATCCTCCAGCGCATGCGGAGATTCTACACTGCAGATGATTTCCGCCACATAATAGAGGTTTTCCGCAGTGTCTTCCCAAAAATGACAATTGCAACCGACGTTATCTGCGGCTTTCCAGGAGAAACCAGAGAAGCCTTCGAGAGAACTGTGCAGTTAATCAGGGACATAAAACCAGATGTGGTTAATGTTTCAAAGTTCTTTGCGAGACCGCGAACAATTGCCGCTCAGATGAGGGATATCGTGCCCTTTTCCGAGATTAAGGCTAGGAGCGCCTTCATGAGTCGTTTGGCTTTAGACATGGCTCTTGAACGGAATAGGGAGTGGGTTGGCTGGGAAGGCGAAATTCTTGTAGATGAATCTGGAACTGTTTCAGGCTCATGGATTGGCAGAAACTTTGCCTACAAGCCCATCGTGATAAAACGGGATGGCGGTATGCTCGGCAATTTTGTCCGCGTTAAGGCTGTTGAGGCTTTTCCAACCCATTTAGAGGGTGAAATCATAGACTAATCACGCTTGCCTCGTAATTTTTACATGTGTGATGGCTTGCAGATGGCTGTTTTTGCTTTTCTTACCAATTTTCAATGTTGAAGGTTTATACATGCGGATGGCAATAGGCTACGGGGTATAGAGCTGATCTCAATGGGCGTTGAGAGGAAGATCCCAAGGACCATGTCCACTCAGCATCCGGACAATGTGTCCCTCCCCAGCTGGGTGAGCGGAGACGTCATTCAGGGGGATGCCGAAGTCGACGAGGCTTTCTTCGCTTACAAGGAGCTCGGCTGTATGGAGGTCATGTGGGATTCAGAGGGCAAGGATGTGGACACCCATGTCGTCAGAAAACTTCTAGGCAAGTATGACGAGTTCTTCAAAGAGCATGTTTTAGGTGAGGATGTATTCCTAACCTATCGTGTTCCAAACCCAAAGGTTGAAGCAACTGAGCGCAAAATCCTCCTAGAATCCCTTGTCAATATTCCAGTAGCCCATGACATTGCAAGCACTTTTTACAAGCGGGATGTCTCGCCAATCTTTGAGGTCATTTTACCCTTCACGACGAGCAGCAACGAGCTCCTTTGGCTTCTAAGGTACTACGAGAAAACCATAGCTGGAGCCGAAAAGGTGGAGTTGAACGGCTCCGTAAGAGTGGAGGACTGGATTGGCCCATTCAAACCTAGAACCATAGAGGTTATTCCCCTAGTAGAGGATATGGAGAGCATACTGAAAATTGGCGATATCATAGGTCCATACGTGGAGGCAGTTAAGCCAAAATACCTCCGAGTCTTCATAGCCCGCTCCGACCCAGCCCTAAACTATGGGCTTGTCTGCGCCGTGCTGCTTTGTAAGCTGGCTTTTTCACAGCTGAGAAATCTTGAGGAAAAGTTTGGCGTCAAAATATATCCCATAATCGGCGTAGGAACTATGCCCTTCCGGGGACACTTGACGCCGGAAAACATGGACCGCTTCATGGAGGAGTATTTGGGAGTCTGCACGGTGACTATTCAATCTGCCCTAAAATATGACTATCCACTGGAAGATGTGAGGCGTGTAGTCAAAATTTTGAATGACCGTCTTCCATGTGGCGCGCTTCCTGCAATAGAGCCTCATGAAATTAGAATTTTAAAAAGCATTCTAGCCAAGTTTATGGCGGAATATCAGAGGGTTGTGGAGAGGCTTGCCGCCCTAATAAATGCGGTGGCGGGGTATGTGCCTCAGAGGCGGGCTAGAAAACTTCACATAGGCTTGTTCGGCTACAGCCGAAGCGTTGGAAGGGTTTCCCTTCCAAGAGCCATACCTTTCGCGGCGGCGCTTTACTCGCTTGGGATTCCACCGGAATTCATTGGCTTCAGAGCCTTAAACAGCCTTGATGAGGTCGAGTGGGAGGCTCTGAACAAGTATTATGTCAACCTTAAACGCGACTTAGAATTCGCTGGCGTCCTCCTTTCTTGGCGAAACCTAAACTTGCTGGCGGACATGCATGACCAAATTGCCAAGATGGTGGGTGCAAGCCGTGAAGAACTTCGCCTCGGAATAGCCGAGCTCATAAAGGACCTTGAAACAGTTGAGGAAAGGCTTTCCATTAAACTTGGACCAGTAAACTTGACGCAACGGAGATATGAGAACATAGTCAATGACTTCCTCATAGCCTTCCTCGAGCAAAACGGCCAAGACGCCCAGAAATGCCTCGTAGAAGCAGCTAGAATCCGCAGATGCCTTGGCTAAAACAAGTTTTTTATGGAAAAACAGCCTTATATTCTTTGGAGATGAGTTGTTTGGCTGAGGAAAACCTTGTGGAGGTTGGACGTATAACCCACTATTTCACCAAAATTGGCGTGGCTGTTGTCGAGCTTAAGGCTCCATTAGCAGTTGGCGATCGCATAGTCATCAAGGGGCCCACAACAGACTTCGAGCAAGTCGTAGAGTCCATGCAAATCGAGCACAAAAACGTGCAGAGAGCGGAAGCCGGACAAAGCATAGGCTTGAAAGTCGCACAGCGCGTGAGGGAAAAGGACATAATTTACAAGAAACTTTAGCTTGAGATCTTGAGGTAAAACAGTGAATAAAATGGAAGAGGGCAAGGCTGAAGGATCAACAGAGGATAAAGGTGTAGTTAAGATTAGAAGCTGGGTTGAGTTTAAGCATCTTGTTGAAGATTTCAAGCCGAAAGCCATAGTCTACAACATTGAGCAGGATGGTTTATCGCCAAAACGGGAGCTGACAAATCTAAGGTTGATATTGCCCTCCGGACCCGCCTACTATGTTTTTCTGGATTCTGCAGGGGGTGACAGACTCAGAGGGACGGGCATACCGCTGCGGAGGGATACAAAGGGAAACCGCTACTTGGAAGAGGAGGACGTTGTAAAATTTCTTAGGGAACATTTCAAGCGTGAAGACTTAACTTTATGCTCATATTGGACAATCTAGAAAATTGGGTGAGCCTAAACATGCCAATAGAAGAGAGAATAGTTTACTTCGAATTCGGCGGACGCCACAACACCGAAGCCACCCTTAAACTAGCTAGGGAGCGGGCTGAGAAAAGGGGAATCAAAAATGTTGTTTTAGCCTCCATAACAGGCTTTTCCGCAGAGAAAGCCCTAGAAATATTCAAAGACACGGACATAAAGCTGACCATTGTCGGCATAAAGGGTGCAGGGTTCCCGGAATTTCCAAAGGACTTGCAAGAGAGATTGAGACGGTTGGGCCACAACTTCTGCTACGCATCGGACGTTCAGTACGAGTTTCCGGGACAAGTGCAGGATGCCCTTCGCAGGTTTTGTGAAGGCCTAAAGGTGTGTGTTGAAGTAGCCTTGGTTGCGGCGGACGCTGGCTACGTTAAGCCCGGCGAAGAAATCATTGCGATTGGCGGTACCGGGATGCTGGGCTATGAAAAGGGTGGAGGCTTGGACACTGCCATAGTTATAGAAGCTGTAAAAAGCAAGGATTTCCTGCAGCTGGAGTCCATTTTTGGAATGAAGGAAAAAAGACGCAGAATTCGGGAAATAATATGCAAACCAAGATGAAAGTCGCTGCTATATTTGCCTGGCTGCGCTTTCAGTATTTACCACTATTGGACGCCTGCCTCCCTTAGGGCTTCTTTGAGGGTTTCCTCGCTTGGGCAAACGCCAATTATGCGTATATCCTTGTCAACGACTATGGTGGGACTGGCGTTTGGCTTATGGGGCAGCCCTACGATTTTGCCAACGCCATGGCCGTCTCAAGAATAGCCAAATGGAAGGTTGTAGCCACTTATGTGGTGGCCGCCTGGGCTGGAAGCGTAACCTTTGGGCTGTTATATGGCCTTTTAAGCGGGTCGCTGTAGGGTATGACAAGCGAAAACGAATTTGGAGTTAAAAGTCCATGCCCATGCGCCCAAGAGGCAGTGGACGCGTTGAGAACTGTTCAACCGATAAAGGAGGGTATGCTCAAAGAAGTGCAATGCAAGGGGTGCGGCAAAACCTTCCTAACAAACTTTGACACGGAATACTGCTACGACTGCCGCAAAAGCATGAAACAGTGAAAACGCGCCATGGCAAGAGCATGTGCACCGTGCTATCCAACAATTTTTCCGGAAAATGCGACGGCTATGCTCCTTATGGCAAGCCCGCTGTATAGTTCTCCCAAACCAATATACTCGCTTCATTAATGGTAAAGCTGTTGTAGCATCCCGGATAGTGTGTTTATGGATGCACAGCATGTAAGCCCTGTGCCACAAAAAGGCTATAGTCCTTCCAAAGCCGCAATTTGCTTCCGTAACAAGGACTGAGGGGAAGGGCTTGCTGCGAAAGACTGTGCGCAGAAGATGTGGAAAAGTCTTCTGGACAAACCGTGAAGATGATTTATGCTTTAACTGTAAAGGCGAAGGCTAACTAGCCCTGTTTAAGCCTATAACCCCACTTCTTGTTTATCGCCTCAAGTTTCTCCGAAAGCCTCTTCGCCCTGTCCTCGGCTTCCTCGAAAAGAGCAGACCACTCCCGTCTCTTCACGAGGTTTGTCAGCTTCTCAATGTTGGATGGTATCTTCTCCATGGCTAAAACCCACTTCTTTGTTACCGCATCGTCTTCCCTCACGAGTTCCAGGGCCTCCTCGGGGCAGAACTGGATGCATTGAGGCCCTTCTGGATTGTTTTTGCAAAGGTCGCAGACCAAAACCGAAGGCTTGTCCGGGTGGAGTGAAATTCCACCGTAGGGACAAGCTTGAATACACCAGCCGCACCGGTCGCACTTAGCCTCATCCACAAGAATGAAGCCTTCCTCAGACTGGATTAAGGCGTTTCTCGAGCAAGCCCTCACACAGGGCGCGTTCTCGCAGAAACGACATGTTAAGGCGAGGTTAAAGGCTGGGGTTAAGCGTATAACTCTAATCCTAGACCTTAATGGGTTCCAGAGGGGTTCATTTTTTTCCAATACGCAGACGTACTCGCATAGGCTGCAGCCAGTGCATTTAGCCGGATCCACAGCCACAAACTTTCTCTCAGCTTGTCCAGCCATGAACAGCATCTCCGTCAAACTTGAGTTAAGTGTTCTCATGTGGAACTTGTTTTTATAATTTCCCATACCAAAAATGGAGCAGACATGTTTAAAGCCTAACCTCAACCCTTCCATCCAACACTATTCCATCCTCAGTAAACCTCGCCCGATAGGCATAAACCTCCACACCGCGCCTCACCGCCTCCCGAAGAGCCGCCCCAAATCTCGGGTCCATCTCATCGTTTGGTGTGAAAACCACAGCGTCTCCCCTCTGGATTACAAAGAGCACGGCAGCCCTAAAACCTTCATCCAAAGCTTTGGAAAGCTCTAAAACATGTCTGGCACCCCTCTCGGTGGGAGCATCTGGAAACATAGCAACTCCGTCCCGCACAAGAGTACAGGACTTAACCTCTAAAAGGCAGGGCTTAACCTCTGATCCCTCATAAAGGAGAAAATCAAATCTGGCGTGTCCATAACTGTATTCAGCCTTAACACCGCTATAACCGCGAAACTCCGGCAAATCTCCATGCTTCAAAGCCGCGAGAACAAGTTTGTTGGGAACTCGGGAATCAACCGAAACAATCACACCATTACAGTAAACACCTATAATATCGTAAACGGTTTTCCTCCCTGTCGCGGTGGCTCCCTCCCTCAAAATCACCTTCACACCGGAAACCAGAAGCTCACTCAATCTCCCGGGATTGGGTAGAAAACATGGAAAGCCTTTCCCGCCGACGTTTACCAGCGCCGAAAACCTTGTCAGCCTTCTCTCAAAAACTCCTTCCAAGATTTTGCCCTCAACCTTGATGAAGGCGACCACCCCTAAACCTCCATAAGCGTTGAGCCAAAATTCATATTTAACTTTCACAAACCATATCCACAAAACTGGCAACAATAAAATTCTGGATAAAAAATGCTACAGGGATTTTTCCAAAAGAACAAAAAAGTGAACTCCGCTAAATGCACGAAATGCGGTAGAAGAGACGCAACGGGCGATGATAGCCTTTGCGATAGCTGCCGATTCACTCAAACCATGGAGAGCATAGTTCGAACGAGAAAGTGAAAAAGGCGATTCCCATTAACCGCCAATGGAAAGGTTAAGGAATTATCTCGCAGCCCACATACTGCATAAACTCGAAATCCTCCATTTTTATTCTCCCAGAATCAATAAGCCTCTTAATTCTTGGAATTTCACATGTCACGGCGTCAATCATATTTTCAACAGTTTTACAGACAAGCCTGTAGGCTTCAGGCTTCCAGCGTTTCGTTATATTTGCATAGAGGCATCTGCCCCCACAAACATTGAATATACCGCAACTCATGCAGGGCTCGCCGACAAACACTTTTCTAAGCCTAAGCGGATGTGCAGTGCTTATATGCCCCAAATAAAAGTCCCGCATGCCCCACATACTCGGACAGGGCACAATGTGCCCATCCGTCTGAATAGCATAGTTTATCCAACCAGCGCCACACCGCAAAAACGTTTTCTCTTCGCCTCTCAAAAGGGACCGGGCGACTCCAAGAAAGGGATACAATCGCAGAACAACGCCATGTCTCTCCATGTAGTCAACCCAAAACTTAACGAGACGGTGGATTCCTGGATTATAGCTCTCCTCGCTCCACTCCTTAAATCTTCGCCTCTCAAAATCGCTCCAGAAGCCAGCATTGAGCTGCCAGTGCACAGACGAAAATGGAAAATCGCTGTTATTCAGCAGCCACAAAACCTGCCGGTAAATGTCCGTCTCCTCCATAACAGTCATCCGCGCAATAACCTCACCCCGAAAACCCCTACGCCTAACAATCCTCAAGTTCTCAACAACCCTGCGGTAAACACCTCTCCCACGGTAAAAGTCGGTTAGGGCTTCATCCCCATCAATAGAGACTAGGATAACGCTAAAACGGTTCAAGTATTCAAGCTCTAAATTGGCAAGATGCAAACCATTAGTCTGAACAACAAAATGCTTGGCTTTGACATTGTCCATAATGCGCCTAACATCATCCAAATACAAAAGAGGCTCCCCACCATAAAAAATCACAACACAATCCGGATCCAAACCGCAAAAACGCTCCAACAACCCCAAATCATAGCCAACACGCCTAGGCAAACAATAATCAACACTAAAACCGCCAAAATCACCTCCAAAATCCTTCAAAGCCTCACCAAAACAATAACGACACTCCAAATCACACTGAGTCGTCAACATCAAATGAAAGAACATTATGCCCCCACAAAATGAAAACACCTAATCAACCCTTGGTAAACTTTTCCCTAACCCGCTTAGCCCACTCAATATAGCTCCTAAGCTCCCGCTCACGAAGCACCCTTTCAGGCAAAGTCTCAGGAGCAAAAACAAGCGGGATAACGGCAATAAACAGGAAAAAGGAGGCCAAAGAGAGAGCACTGCTTTGAGGAACCAAAATCAGGAATGGCTCAAGCACTAACGAGAGAATTTCTGCAAGGAAAAATGGAATCCCGCCTAAAGCATAGAACTTCACCGAATTCCCAACAGATATCTCGCCCCAAATGACAATCATGAACAAGACAAAAGCTAAACCGATTGCTACCCCATCTGCAACAGAATAGAAGATCCATGAGATCAAAGAATATGGAAACAAACCCAAAACAGCATAAGCCACTCCGAGAAATATAAAAATGAAAACAAGCACACGTTTGCGTCCAACAACATCTAGAATTGCCCCAACAAAAAGCGCTGAAAAAGCAGCAACACATGGCTCTACAATTTTCATAAAGAAGGCGAACTCAGCCGCTTTAAAGTTCATAACCACCGTCTGAAAACCATCTATAAGAGAGAACATCAACCAGGCCGTAAAGTAAAGCAAGAAGGCTCTATTCTTCAAAACTGAAGCAAAAGTGTGATTTTTTTCCAAAGTTTCATCCTTAGAAAGCCTCTCTTCAGAAACTAGAAAGGCCAATGGAAGGCTCCAAAGTCTCCATAAAGACAATAATAATCCGGAAGTCAGAAGGTCAAACAAGAAAACGCTCCTGTAAAGGGCGAGGAAGCTCGAGAATGTTGCAAACAGAATTGTCCCTCCAGCTTTTCCTCTGTTTTCAATCGCTATCGTCCTGATGAGTAGGTCCATGCAGAAAGGGATGGCAAAGCCTAATGATGCGCCTAATAAGGATACAACCGCTAAGTTTCCCCAAAAATTGAACCGTGAGAGGATCATAACAAGCGGGGACGTAAAAGACCCTAGAAGAATCCATGTTTTCAGAATTAGCAACCTTTTTAGTCCTTTAAGCAACGCAACTCCAGCAATTGCCGAGACCATAATAGATATGGAATAAGCAGTATTCAGATATAAGGTCTCATCCATGCATCCAAATCTATTGATAGTTAAACGGCATAGATAATGCCATGAAAAGGCATTAAACAATAAGATGATCACAGCTATGCTTTCTCTGTCCTGTAGCGTGTTTTTATAAGCCGTGAAGACTTTCATTTCATGATCTATTAGTTTTACCTTTGCCGGCGAATTAAACTTAAGGCACTGCTTATACAGATTTTGAATACAGATTGGATTGCGATGGTAGACAAAATGTTTAAATAAAGTGTTGAACAAAAATACAAAAGGGAGAAGGCTTCATGGTTAGGAGAAAGAAAATCAACATTCCCTCTAGATCAGTGTTCGGCTGGTTTACGTAAACTAGAATACGTCCAGTTCTTTGGGACTCAGTTTAAAAGCTTCAGCTATTAGGGTTAACTTTTTATTTTTTCTGACGAAGTAGCTAGTAGATGAACATGCACGATCTACTGCTTTGTTTAAAAGTTTAATGGTGAAATTTATGCCGCCAAACTCATTTACCGTTTTAAAAATTTCTATCAATTTTGACTTTGTTTGCCTTCTTTTCTGCAAGATTGGCGGGATCAATCTTTGTCTGGCTTCGGTTTTTTGGAGGGCATATACCAGTGGCAAAGGCCAGGATTCATTTTTTAGTCTGTGTTTTAAAACGTCAAGTTCTAGCATATCTATCAGTTCTTCTCTTAAGATGGAGGCTAGACCTATGGATCTTCCATAGACAGCTAGGGCTTCAATTTCTTTTTCGGATGCCTTTCCCAGGATTGCGCCTATGCGGGTTATTGCTTCCATTTCGGAGGCTCTTTTTCTCAGTTTCGTTATGCAATCTTCTGGTAGAACATCTGTTTTTCTGCGGAATTGATGTTCAAGGATTTCGCTTTCGCTTTGTTCAAACCACACTTGGTCGATGGTTTCCAAAATTTTTCCTAAAGTCTCCGGGGGAACCCCTATTTCCAAGCTTTTTTTCATCAATGTGAAACCTTTGAATAGGAGTATATCGCTCAATATGAGGGCGACTTCTTTGCCGAACTTTCCATAAGCGGTTATGTGCTTCCCCCTTCTCTTAACGTTGTCAATTATGTCGTCGTGTATTCCTATGGCTTTTGCAAGCAGTACTAGTGAGGCTCCCGTGGGCACCGTGATTTCTGGGTCTCCGCCTACCGTCTCGCAGCAATACGCAACGATGGCTGGTCGGAAATAGTCGGGAATCAATGTGAGATAGGCTAGGGCTTCCTTTAGCTTGGGGTTATCTGTTTCTTGTTTCAGCAAGGCTTCTTTTGCCAGGTTCCAGCCTTTCGCACCATCTTTTTCAATAATCCTTCGAACATCTTCAATGGATGGTTTGGTCTTTCGATCGATTTCCATCATGTTTCACGTTTAAGAGTTATGCTACAATTCCGTTACGATATTAGAGTAGATTTTTAGGTATGTTTTTCCTTTTTCCGTTATGGTGTATATTTTTCTTGTGCGTTTTCCTAGTTGTTGCTCTTGGCTTGTGATTAATCCTTTATCTTCTAGTTTTCGTAGTAGTGGGTAGAGGGCTCCGTGTCTTATTTTTAGTCCGGAGATGTTTTCTATTTCCTTTTTTATTTTGTATCCCCATGTGGGTTGTTTGTTTATCAGGCGTAGTATTTGGATGTCGAGTAGGTTTTTGATTACGTGTTGAACAATTTCTTTTTTGAGGCTCTCTTCCATTTTTGGGCGGCCTTTTTGTTCTGCTTTTGACTTGTTTTGTTGGGTTTTATATGTTTTATGAAGTTCTCCGGGCTTGGCTGGTGTATGCTTTGTTATGCTTTTGATATGTGTGAAGCTTTATATGGCTGTTTAGTCTTTATAGAGTCTTGAGATATGTCA
Coding sequences:
- the ftsZ gene encoding cell division protein FtsZ; the encoded protein is MQSTIGQQTFRYSWQNTVAEEIRPPSFCRMLVLGVGGAGNNTVTRLMEMGIVGAECVAINTDALHLRFSKAHRKILIGEKLTKGLGVGGDPKLGRAAIEESRKRIEELLTGADIVFITAGLGGGTGTGAAPVIAEIAKRKGALTVGVVTTPFRIEKGRMEYAAFALTELRRYCDTVVVIDNNKLLQLAPHLPINEAFKLADQVLANMIKGIVETISAPSLINLDFADFKTIVKRGGLAVIGIGESDAPNRAEDAVRKALRNPLLDVDYVGAKGALIHVSGDANMTIEEANRVGEIVTEIMDNDSLVIWGARVNPELDGKIKVTLILTGVNSPYILSGFGAIAPQLFNLEPYAELEKPLNIDLNLYQMEQDV
- a CDS encoding 4Fe-4S dicluster domain-containing protein, with the translated sequence MAGQAERKFVAVDPAKCTGCSLCEYVCVLEKNEPLWNPLRSRIRVIRLTPAFNLALTCRFCENAPCVRACSRNALIQSEEGFILVDEAKCDRCGWCIQACPYGGISLHPDKPSVLVCDLCKNNPEGPQCIQFCPEEALELVREDDAVTKKWVLAMEKIPSNIEKLTNLVKRREWSALFEEAEDRAKRLSEKLEAINKKWGYRLKQG
- a CDS encoding ribbon-helix-helix domain-containing protein, encoding MKLITLYLPEPYIEALDQLVNEKLYPNRAEAIRVAIRDLINNEIWRRKRVG
- a CDS encoding TIGR04084 family radical SAM/SPASM domain-containing protein, whose translation is MFFHLMLTTQCDLECRYCFGEALKDFGGDFGGFSVDYCLPRRVGYDLGLLERFCGLDPDCVVIFYGGEPLLYLDDVRRIMDNVKAKHFVVQTNGLHLANLELEYLNRFSVILVSIDGDEALTDFYRGRGVYRRVVENLRIVRRRGFRGEVIARMTVMEETDIYRQVLWLLNNSDFPFSSVHWQLNAGFWSDFERRRFKEWSEESYNPGIHRLVKFWVDYMERHGVVLRLYPFLGVARSLLRGEEKTFLRCGAGWINYAIQTDGHIVPCPSMWGMRDFYLGHISTAHPLRLRKVFVGEPCMSCGIFNVCGGRCLYANITKRWKPEAYRLVCKTVENMIDAVTCEIPRIKRLIDSGRIKMEDFEFMQYVGCEIIP
- a CDS encoding polyprenyl synthetase family protein; this encodes MEIDRKTKPSIEDVRRIIEKDGAKGWNLAKEALLKQETDNPKLKEALAYLTLIPDYFRPAIVAYCCETVGGDPEITVPTGASLVLLAKAIGIHDDIIDNVKRRGKHITAYGKFGKEVALILSDILLFKGFTLMKKSLEIGVPPETLGKILETIDQVWFEQSESEILEHQFRRKTDVLPEDCITKLRKRASEMEAITRIGAILGKASEKEIEALAVYGRSIGLASILREELIDMLELDVLKHRLKNESWPLPLVYALQKTEARQRLIPPILQKRRQTKSKLIEIFKTVNEFGGINFTIKLLNKAVDRACSSTSYFVRKNKKLTLIAEAFKLSPKELDVF
- the sfsA gene encoding DNA/RNA nuclease SfsA, which produces MKVKYEFWLNAYGGLGVVAFIKVEGKILEGVFERRLTRFSALVNVGGKGFPCFLPNPGRLSELLVSGVKVILREGATATGRKTVYDIIGVYCNGVIVSVDSRVPNKLVLAALKHGDLPEFRGYSGVKAEYSYGHARFDFLLYEGSEVKPCLLEVKSCTLVRDGVAMFPDAPTERGARHVLELSKALDEGFRAAVLFVIQRGDAVVFTPNDEMDPRFGAALREAVRRGVEVYAYRARFTEDGIVLDGRVEVRL
- a CDS encoding tRNA (N(6)-L-threonylcarbamoyladenosine(37)-C(2))-methylthiotransferase, with the protein product MDGLRVFLKSFGCSTNLADGEVMAGCLARAGYVLVDSLAGADVVVYNTCAVKGPTENRMIDLLKRVPKSKKLIVVGCLPLINFERLQREASFDGVAGPALGERIVDIVEAVLKGDKVVALEDAERAKPDMHLPRVRLNPVIGIIPISYGCLGSCAYCCVVFARGRLRSYSVSEIVERVKMDLAEGVREFWLTSQDTACYGLDLGTSLPELVEAVCRVEGNFKVRIGMMTPNMTLKILDRLVKAYENDKVFKFLHLPVQSGDDKILQRMRRFYTADDFRHIIEVFRSVFPKMTIATDVICGFPGETREAFERTVQLIRDIKPDVVNVSKFFARPRTIAAQMRDIVPFSEIKARSAFMSRLALDMALERNREWVGWEGEILVDESGTVSGSWIGRNFAYKPIVIKRDGGMLGNFVRVKAVEAFPTHLEGEIID
- a CDS encoding translation elongation factor-like protein encodes the protein MAEENLVEVGRITHYFTKIGVAVVELKAPLAVGDRIVIKGPTTDFEQVVESMQIEHKNVQRAEAGQSIGLKVAQRVREKDIIYKKL
- a CDS encoding pyruvate kinase alpha/beta domain-containing protein — encoded protein: MPIEERIVYFEFGGRHNTEATLKLARERAEKRGIKNVVLASITGFSAEKALEIFKDTDIKLTIVGIKGAGFPEFPKDLQERLRRLGHNFCYASDVQYEFPGQVQDALRRFCEGLKVCVEVALVAADAGYVKPGEEIIAIGGTGMLGYEKGGGLDTAIVIEAVKSKDFLQLESIFGMKEKRRRIREIICKPR
- the ppcA gene encoding phosphoenolpyruvate carboxylase — protein: MGVERKIPRTMSTQHPDNVSLPSWVSGDVIQGDAEVDEAFFAYKELGCMEVMWDSEGKDVDTHVVRKLLGKYDEFFKEHVLGEDVFLTYRVPNPKVEATERKILLESLVNIPVAHDIASTFYKRDVSPIFEVILPFTTSSNELLWLLRYYEKTIAGAEKVELNGSVRVEDWIGPFKPRTIEVIPLVEDMESILKIGDIIGPYVEAVKPKYLRVFIARSDPALNYGLVCAVLLCKLAFSQLRNLEEKFGVKIYPIIGVGTMPFRGHLTPENMDRFMEEYLGVCTVTIQSALKYDYPLEDVRRVVKILNDRLPCGALPAIEPHEIRILKSILAKFMAEYQRVVERLAALINAVAGYVPQRRARKLHIGLFGYSRSVGRVSLPRAIPFAAALYSLGIPPEFIGFRALNSLDEVEWEALNKYYVNLKRDLEFAGVLLSWRNLNLLADMHDQIAKMVGASREELRLGIAELIKDLETVEERLSIKLGPVNLTQRRYENIVNDFLIAFLEQNGQDAQKCLVEAARIRRCLG